From the Toxoplasma gondii ME49 chromosome VIIa, whole genome shotgun sequence genome, one window contains:
- a CDS encoding hypothetical protein (encoded by transcript TGME49_203520): protein MASASKDVFASARHSRRRVRCSRTRSASCPGPHPPRLSPLVLPCSSESSSEWSAPFPRRHSKMPTFVFSKNSTSSFLTSLKTRACKTYSPSAPPVGNLADTSSQTNDGAVSSSPPAGLSHCCTPAVHQSFRPSPSLSPSLSSSLSRFPTASASSTLASLPFLVHSVSSRPFSLSRLASSIRETKQSVPSDAVDPNRSKSGRGRCACKHDASFWSGSAHDKRQVACLETGYLGTGQDPLEMHAGCIQTKSSFFLRCGSPTRCRSLPYDNSSAVSSAVSSCSRRLSSFSSDLVWPSPFALAPTLPLPSCVRTSAPSSVCSSSFSDSPPCSSFALRPCPSRAFSSRPSLPPMSTATPCSLSFGSLRFLASQSSASPSEGDRGRGDSAHRIAGDTRDNRQSQGNSPDAAEGGTASAQRVGEDCASPDEAQCPPVSAADWLGDSQAEVTRRPDSVSSVMRSDSAWSPSSSALRCSSPSTSSSERLGSPSPLDSSTATRHDAELMPTSQYAPSLSLQPPGALDIHDEDIVAWYHLFDELQFTPHWKESTLAPHAGAPEHPHRHRWPSSAGAVVPHFGPPFYHTASPSHSPAHSFPSSFPASFASSGSSSASSSTAASSLSSASHPSSSSSLFPASSSFPVQVSPPSLRLPAHASQAEGAAVAAAAAAATARRMAAVAEALEWTEEMNRLFLRAGKTRASQEIGRKTGFLTRCQDHPTRLSDERHTRHAPRHSASSSLVRRPPASASSLQPSRELYVNYQFPVLAHAALKGLYDRLFRSRKQTPSFSKQKRAGGLKTRGEPDRRRALHASPSTSATDPPLPSRSSEGSRRERPGTGRTVRSDSRCGVASRGSTDLIGRKSRKRRRTAWMSTAGVDVNLSVSQDATQDLDARSPDTICTDSVLASPQYVDRGVSGEKADESSLDSQAEREAAVSPGSRAEAAGTGRFSASETSASVRSDLPKEEQIAEDRIGGSRQREPVLSVANATLQVFSKGDRVAPATSINASEKGEVVGASKISSECVQRDRQVPVGSKPVRADMPGVEEHEGDSVREGFLGREAPLARQPTAMEVESLVYSMREDVEPHRISDERVGESRSRNRSSAEQPLQSNSGSASIIGKDPTASEGFGMYLETVVARNDPTESQAIKQDRVWTKSSSRGDALGSPLLEAPPVTREDVERAAATFQGPVVVEAPSPSFPPRKPPEIAPAFPFVAEEPLKPETVDGRRGNFLVLSKTAESLERSLMGRGVWTRLVCLASSLAGQIRFLLLPSASGPGTSQLRAPQSGASPFFQRIRGRAGKHFASLQARASEWCYQNGNVLVTTGSVLSLTGTVMADMRLLRGFNLLAGICFFSYNYTRRPSMTDAAAWNVVFFTLNFFMLYRYLTEHNEVGFTNDELDVFEKYFLPAGLSPRRFRTLLTIGRWETLPAGSELTRPGEPVKKLVFILRGRVDVYQHGDLLEHYTGTDGTPVIGLEAFLSYVSALRRLATLGEATKKSKLPPNLLGAGGSDAGSDSAAVGCPQSLDALERKSSGDSGQEMLKEDRSEVQVPLRNSAVHGVSDETHADATLLSRELGGSGSLGGGGGAGSVEGTPETKGEIRDDRDDGEDSERAGSRLTPGWVGDVLLASDRTGKSQAGDPRVDTETPVTVAGAGASSCPRSSETTHAGVPVTCLPVSAREPNAPEGHGEKEEEEEEEGLLLPPLKQREGPASTETCTPEAAVNAATHTRASYFHEAAVVSEEEEDDEEDEAIWSRFLRSGRRRGPRGMLGEEEEARSTQEKEIAESLESGRASDKRAVCATDCDVLVFDIETAARFILDDPVKIGFPVLQGLASVLVERSYAQSLRLAINSYDSVVAGVLADGAVQTEERSFLEEWRARRGISDAQHIEALRRCGWSLEDFERGERHRPDAGVAGTVGRAVYSVLTLNFLRNGSHSRDGSAAGDTGEEAQKSLSSEGETREEKRTDGMGGTTALLGSRLEALRTGAEKKGEGTADVHAVSKQEGEANRNKNAEETIEVGGVASSLRCGAQPGKGTSPCEADRVGAESPRERKKISDCEAGNSSPTQSRLSKNSETFPTEPRPVDGSGGYTA, encoded by the exons ATGGCGTCAGCTTCCAAGGacgttttcgcttctgcaCGACACAGTCGTCGGCGAGTGCGGTGTTCCAGAACCCGGTCGGCTTCCTGTCCCGGTCCGCACCCGCCTCGCCTCTCACCTTTGGTCTTACCGTGCTCGTCAGAATCCTCTTCGGAGTGGTCGGCACCTTTTCCTCGGCGTCATTCGAAGATGCCCacctttgtcttctccaaGAACTCAACATCGTCTTTTTTAACCTCACTGAAGACGCGCGCCTGTAAAACCTATTCTCCCTCGGCCCCCCCTGTAGGCAACTTGGCCGATACCTCTTCCCAGACAAACGATGGGGcggtttcttcgtctccgcccGCTGGCCTCTCTCACTGCTGTACACCCGCTGTTCACCAATCGTTTCGtccgtctccgtctttgtctccatctttgtcatcttctctgtctcggtttCCTACCGCGAGCGCTTCTTCGACTCTCGCGTCTTTGCCTTTCCTGGTTCACTCAGTTTCATCTCGGCCTTTCTCCTTGAGTCGTCTGGCGTCTTCTATCCGTGAAACGAAACAAAGCGTTCCCTCTGATGCGGTGGATCCCAACCGAAGCAAGAGCGGAAGAGGTAGGTGTGCCTGCAAGCACGACGCTTCTTTCTGGTCTGGTTCTGCCCACGACAAGCGACAGGTCGCTTGCCTTGAAACGGGTTACCTCGGTACTGGACAGGATCCTTTGGAGATGCACGCAGGCTGCATTCAGACAAagtcctcctttttccttcgctgtGGTTCTCCGACGCGGTGTAGAAGTCTTCCTTATGACAACTCGTCGGCAGTGTCTTCGGccgtttcttcctgctctcggCGTCTGTCCTCTTTTTCATCCGACCTAGTGTGGCCGTCTCCTTTTGCTCTCGCCCCGactctgcctctgccttcctGTGTCCGTACCTCTGCTCCAAGTTCTGTttgctcgtcttctttctccgatTCGCCGCcttgttcttcctttgcCTTGCGCCCCTGTCCTTCTCGggccttttcttcgcggccATCCCTCCCGCCGATGTCAACCGCTACACCGtgttcgctctctttcgGCTCTCTGCGCTTCCTGGCTAGCCAgtcctcggcgtctccgtctgaAGGCGACCGCGGGAGGGGGGACTCTGCTCACCGCATCGCgggagacacccgagacaACCGGCAAAGCCAAGGCAACTCACCAGACGCCGCTGAAGGAGGGACGGCAAGTGCTCAAAGAGTTGGAGAAGACTGTGCGTCGCCTGATGAGGCACAGTGCCCCCCCGTGTCAGCCGCTGATTGGTTAGGCGACTCCCAGGCTGAAGTGACGAGGCGTCCAGACTCAGTGAGTAGTGTGATGCGCAGCGATTCGGCATGGTCTCCCTCATCTTCGGCTCTCcgttgttcttctccttcgactTCATCTTCAGAAAGATTGGGTTCTCCTTCACCCCTCGATTCTTCGACTGCCACACGCCATGATGCAGAACTCATGCCCACATCACAGTATGCACCTTCCTTGTCGCTGCAACCTCCGGGCGCCCTCGACATTCACGATGAAGACATAGTGGCCTGGTACCACCTGTTTGATGAATTGCAGTTCACTCCCCATTGGAAAGAGTCGACTTTGGCGCCGCATGCCGGTGCGCCTGAACATCCCCATCGACATCGCTGGCCTTCATCGGCAGGTGCCGTGGTCCCCCACTTTGGGCCGCCCTTCTACCACaccgcgtctccgtcgcatTCTCCCGCTCAttctttcccttcttctttcccggCATCGTTCGCCTCATCGGGatcctcttctgcctcgtcttccactgcggcttcttctctctcatctgcATCTCATCCatcctcctcgtcgtctcttttccctgcctcttcttcgtttcctgtccAAGTCTCTCCTCCCAGTTTGCGCCTGCCGGCGCATGCGTCACAAGCTGAGGGGGCAGCAGtggcggctgcggcggcggccGCGACAGCACGCAGAATGGCGGCGGTTGCGGAAGCCCTGGAGTGGACTGAGGAAATGaatcgtctgtttcttcgcgcgGGAAAGACGAGGGCAAGTCAGGAGATAGGTCGGAAAACGGGATTTCTTACGAGGTGTCAAGACCACCCAACGCGCCTCTCCGATGAGCGCCACACGCGACATGCGCCGCGACACTCGGCCTCGTCGTCCCTCGTCCGCCGCCCAcccgcgtctgcctcttctctccagccgTCTCGGGAGTTGTACGTGAACTATCAGTTTCCCGtccttgcgcatgcagctctcaAGGGCTTGTACGACCGGCTCTTTCGGTCGCGGAAGCAGACGCCGTCGTTCTCCAAGCAAAAGCGAGCTGGAGGGTTGAAGACGCGAGGCGAACCGGACCGCAGAcgcgcgctgcatgcgtctccttcgacaTCTGCGACGGACCCACCGCTCCCGTCGCGGTCGAGCGAAGGgtcgagacgagagagacccGGCACTGGGCGCACCGTGCGGAGTGACTCTCGCTGCGGGGTGGCCTCACGAGGCTCGACGGACCTGATAGGACGAAAAtcaaggaagagaagacgcaccGCCTGGATGTCGACTGCCGGTGTGGACGTAAACTTGTCAGTGTCTCAAGATGCCACCCAGGATCTTGATGCTCGTTCGCCAGACACGATCTGCACAGATTCAGTTTTGGCGTCTCCTCAGTATGTAGATCGTGGCGTGAGTGGGGAGAAGGCTGATGAGTCGTCTTTAGATTCACAGGCGGAACGAGAGGCAGCAGTGTCGCCAGGAAGCCGAGCGGAGGCGGCGGGTACGggccgtttctctgcttcagaGACGAGCGCGTCTGTTCGTTCAGATCTGCCAAAGGAAGAACAAATTGCTGAAGACAGGATAGGCGGAAGCCGTCAACGAGAGCCGGTTTTGAGTGTCGCCAATGCCACACTTCAGGTGTTTTCTAAGGGAGATCGCGTGGCTCCTGCGACCTCGATAAATGCGTCAGAAAAAGGGGAAGTCGTAGGCGCTTCAAAGATTTCTTCAGAGTGCGTGCAGCGGGATCGACAAGTTCCCGTAGGATCGAAGCCTGTCCGAGCAGATATGCCCGGTGTCGAGGAgcacgaaggagacagcgtgAGGGAAGGTTTTCTAGGCCGCGAGGCTCCCCTTGCCAGACAGCCAACTGCAATGGAGGTGGAATCCCTTGTCTACAGCATGCGCGAGGATGTTGAACCACATCGCATAAGCGACGAGCGAGTCGGGGAAAGCCGCAGCAGGAACCGGAGCAGCGCGGAACAGCCGCTGCAGTCGAACTCGGGGAGTGCTTCGATCATTGGAAAAGACCCGACGGCCAGCGAGGGATTTGGAATGTACCTCGAGACCGTGGTTGCACGCAACGACCCCACCGAGTCCCAGGCCATAAAGCAGGACAGAGTTTGGACGAAGTCGTCTTCGCGAGGTGATGCCCTCGGATCGCCGTTGCTAGAAGCGCCTCCCGTGACACGTGAGGACGTTGAGCGAGCAGCTGCGACATTTCAAGGCCCTGTAGTGGTCGAGGCACCATCTCCGTCTTTTCCTCCGAGGAAACCCCCAGAAATTGCTCCGGCGTTCCCGTTTGTGGCAGAGGAACCTTTAAAGCCAGAGACAGTGGATGGCCGGCGTGGGAATTTCTTGGTGCTCTCCAAGACAGCCGAGAGTCTGGAGAGAAGCTTGATGGGGCGCGGTGTGTGGACGCGTCTGGTGTGCCTTGCGTCCTCTCTGGCTGGCCAGAttcgtttcctgcttctgccGTCTGCCTCCGGACCCGGTACTTCCCAGTTGAGGGCCCCCCAGTCGGGGGCCTCGCCGTTTTTTCAGCGTATCCGTGGGAGAGCAGGCAAGCATTTCGCGTCGCTCCAGGCGCGGGCGAGTGAATGGTGCTACCAGAATGGAAATGTGTTAGTGACGACCGGCTCGGTTCTCTCGCTGACGGGGACAGTCATGGCTGACATGCGCCTGCTTCGCGGGTTCAACCTGCTCGCGGgcatctgtttcttctcgtaCAACTACACGCGGAGGCCATCGATGACCGACGCCGCGGCGTGGaacgtcgtcttcttcactctcaACTTCTTCATGCTCTACCGGTACCTGACGGAGCACAACGAGGTGGGCTTCACGAACGACGAGCTCGATGTGTTCGAGAAATACTTCCTCCCTGCTggtctctcgcctcggcgTTTCCGCACTCTCCTCACCATCGGCCGCTGGGAGACTCTGCCTGCAGGTTCGGAGCTGACGCGTCCGGGTGAGCCAGTCAAGAAGCTCGTGTTCATTCTCAGAGGCAGAGTTGACGTCTACCAGCACGGCGATCTCCTCGAACACTATACTGGCACCGACGGAACTCCAGTCATAGGTCTCGAGGCCTTTCTCTCCTACGTGTCCGCGCTGAGGCGTCTCGCCACGCTCGGGGAGGCGACTAAGAAGTCCAAGCTCCCGCCTAACCTCCTTGGAGCTGGCGGAAGCGATGCAGGTTCAGATTCCGCCGCCGTTGGATGTCCTCAGTCGCTGGATGCGCTGGAGCGGAAGTCCTCTGGAGACTCGGGACAGGAGATGCTGAAGGAAGATCGGTCGGAAGTGCAGGTTCCTCTGCGAAACTCGGCAGTTCATGGTGTCAGTGATGAGACACATGCAGATGCAACATTGTTGAGTCGAGAACTGGGAGGATCTGGAAGTCTAGGCGGAGGAGGGGGCGCTGGAAGCGTAGAAGGAACTCCGGAGACAAAAGGTGAGATTCGGGACGATCGTGATGACGGCGAAGACTCCGAACGCGCGGGTTCACGCCTTACCCCGGGCTGGGTCGGGGATGTGCTTTTGGCCTCAGATCGGACGGGGAAATCGCAGGCTGGTGACCCCAGAGTGGACACTGAGACGCCTGTGACAGTTGCGGGAGCCGGGGCCTCAAGCTGCCCGCGCTCCTCAGAAACGACGCACGCGGGGGTCCCTGTCACGTGTTTGCCGGTGTCCGCTAGGGAGCCGAACGCTCCAGAGGGgcacggagagaaggaggaagaagaggaggaagaaggactgCTTTTGCCGCCGctgaaacaaagagaagggCCAGCTTCGACGGAGACCTGTACTCCAGAAGCCGCGGTAAACGCAGCGACCCACACGCGGGCGTCGTACTTTCACGAAGCAGCAGTGGtctcggaagaagaagaggacgacgaggaagacgaagcgatCTGGTCGCGGTTCCTGCGTTCCGGTCGCCGGCGCGGCCCGCGAGGCATgctcggagaagaagaggaggcgagatcgacgcaggagaaagaaatcgCGGAGTCGCTGGAGTCGGGGAGAGCCTCGGACAAACGAGCAGTGTGTGCAACAGACTGCGACGTCCTCGTCTTTGACATCGAAACTGCTGCCCGCTTCATTCTCGATGACCCCGTGAAAATCGGCTTCCCTGTACTCCAAGGTCTTGCTTCAGTTCTTGTGGAGCGGTCGTACGCTCAA TCCCTGCGCCTTGCGATCAACAGCTACGACTCTGTCGTGGCAGGCGTTCTCGCCGACGGGGCTGtacagacagaagagagaagcttcTTGGAGGAGTGGCGCGCTCGACGAGGCATCAGCGACGCCCAGCACATTGAAGCTTTGCGTCGCTGTGGCTGGTCCTTGGAGGACttcgaaagaggagagagacaccggccAGACGCAGGCGTCGCTGGCACCGTAGGACGCGCTGTGTACTCGGTGCTGACCCTGAATTTTCTGAGGAACGGCAGTCACTCGAGGGACGGCAGCGCGGCTGGCGACActggagaggaggcgcagaagtCACTGTCAAGTGAaggggaaacgagagaagagaagaggacagatGGAATGGGGGGGACGACCGCCTTGCTCGGGTCGCGCTTGGAGGCCTTGAGGACcggagcggagaagaagggcgaAGGGACAGCagacgtgcatgcagttagtaagcaggaaggcgaggctAACAGGAATaagaacgcagaggagaccATTGAGGTTGGGGGTGTGGCGTCGAGCCTCCGGTGTGGGGCACAACCAGGAAAAGGCACCTCGCCTTGCGAAGCGGACAGAGTGGGTGCTGAATCCCCAcgagagcggaagaaaatCTCAGACTGTGAAGCAGGAAATTCCAGCCCTACCCAGAGTCGCTTGTCAAAAAACTCGGAAACCTTCCCAACAGAACCCCGTCCTGTAGATGGGTCTGGCGGATACACAGCCTAA
- a CDS encoding zinc finger, C3HC4 type (RING finger) domain-containing protein (encoded by transcript TGME49_203510~Predicted trans-membrane domain (TMHMM2.0):773-796): MADSDAPTQPEGEGPAASSAPSQSPIAPEGGQATVDSRQEEEVSQEFECVICMKILLLPVTTPCGHNFCKGCIDEAVSYRPCCPLCRCPLLLSGAADPVTGLSSGSALRVNTLLQQLLERNYPRAMRQRRLYEEERLQEAAARRRMQRQQARLRPSETGPLYSPRAPRESPPDDGGSAAPRDPADGGSEMRRMGEEGRPEQILTLFRIFSRPDGFSGRSPGQPGTGGSPTPSWQGTSRAAAVAARAAPLFPGESISLHVYQEEYVRLVELSLRNARTFGVIYPTPPRCATPPLSSSRASRASSQSWVTSLVQTVWGRQSQRCTEVSGDSQNPISSSDASPAPAASVSPASSPPLAHPSASSPLSPSSGAEGAAVPRRLGEHESGLSVSPSDYEASASGQSPSSAPEYGCCVQIEQHTPLEPEAGGAPGRCLIRCVCRNRFRVRNKIFLEDWDGRAIEEPGGDSSHPLEDRDSQGREVDSAAPERSRRVRRENLFGEPAGNTGGGFYYEIGYCEPIFDEGDREEAALDATGTGVFSEGQRESDEAGVGPGSEGLRSRRQGGETETGEGMSDPGRELHDTWIACQHTWGPLTRLSDLAQERAKVTHALEVSRRFRTLGGEAGRDSAVGAERLVETLDMGQRHPGARLQSREIVRELRERCQRRLCEICIEGLERQLQQAGDVAQRLFASKFGRIPSLSSRRMTAYDLEKFSFFVAKVIVSSPSVRWQWFLLTDTTQRLLELTKVITEARWMNILALNTTPLSSLSRFLLFQDFHSNVLLFVAFVCVVVVFKIWPSLFFDDDFF; encoded by the exons ATGGCAGACTCTGACGCTCCCACCCAGCCGGAAGGTGAGGGGCCGGCGGCCTCTTCTGCGCCGTCTCAGAGCCCCATCGCTCCAGAAGGCGGACAAGCCACTGTCGATAGTcgccaagaagaagaagtctcTCAGGAGTTCGAGTGCGTAATTTGCATGAAGATTCTTCTTTTGCCTGTTACTACGCCCTGCGGCCACAATTTCTGCAAAGGCTGCATCGATGAG GCCGTCTCGTACCGGCCGTGCTGCCCGCTGTGCAggtgtcctcttcttctctcggggGCTGCAGACCCCGTGACGGGTCTGTCGTCGGGATCTGCACTCCGAGTCAACACTCTGCTTCAGCAGCTTCTTGAGCGGAACTACCCGCGCGCGATGCGCCAGCGCCGGCTgtacgaagaagagcggctccaggaggcggcggctcgccggcgcatgcagagacagcaggcgcgtctgcggccttcAGAGACAGGCCCTCTGTACTCGCCGCGTGCTCCCCGAGAGTCTCCGCCGGATGACGGTGGCTCCGCTGCCCCTAGAGATCCCGCGGACGGAGGAAGTGAGATGAGGCGCatgggagaagaaggccgccCTGAGCAGATTTTGACTCTTTTCCGCATCTTCAGTCGACCCGATGGCTTCTCAGGACGGAGCCCAGGCCAGCCGGGGACTGGAGGAAGTCCGACGCCCTCGTGGCAGGGAACCAGTCGTGCCGCGGCGGTCGCGGCGcgcgctgctcctctctttcctggcGAGTCCATCTCCCTCCACGTTTACCAAGAAGAATACGTCCGGCTTGTCGAGCTGTCGCTGCGG AACGCCCGAACTTTCGGCGTGATCTATCCGACGCCGCCGCGGTGCGCGacgcctcctctgtcttcctcgcgagCCTCGCGTGCGTCGTCTCAGTCGTGGGTGACTTCGCTGGTGCAGACCGTCTGGGGCCGTCAGTCTCAACGGTGCACGGAGGTCTCCGGTGACTCTCAGAACCCAATCTCTTCGTCTGATGCGAGTCCAGCCCcggctgcttctgtctctccggctTCATCTCCCCCATTGGCACATCCGTCCGCCTCGTCGCCTTTGTCGCCCTCGTCCGGGGCAGAAGGCGCGGCGGTTCCCCGACGTCTAGGCGAACACGAGTCGGggctctctgtgtcgccttcAGACTACGAAGCAAGCGCGTCTGGCCagtctccgtcgtctgcgCCGGAGTACGGCTGCTGCGTCCAGATCGAGCAACACACGCCTCTGGAGCCTGAGGCCGGCGGCGCGCCAGGCCGCTGTCTGATTCGCTGCGTATGTCGAAACCGCTTTCGCGTTCGGAACAAGATTTTCCTCGAGGACTGGGATGGACGAGCTATCGAGGAGCCCGGAGGAGACTCCAGCCATCCGTTGGAAGATCGAGACTCACAAGGCCGGGAGGTGGATTCTGCGGCGCCGGAGAGGTCCAGGCGCGTACGCCGAGAGAACCTGTTTGGCGAGCCCGCCGGCAACACAGGAGGCGGCTTCTACTATGAGATAGGGTACTGTGAGCCGATCTTCGatgaaggcgacagagaggaagcagcgctAGACGCCACAGGAACAGGGGTGTTTTCGGAGGGAcagcgcgagagcgacgaggcggGTGTCGGGCCGGGGAGTGAAGGCCTTCGCTCCCGAAGGCaaggaggcgagacggagacgggagaaggcATGAGTGACCCTGGGCGAGAACTTCACGACACCTGGATCGCTTGCCAACACACATGGGGACCGTTAACCCGCCTCTCGGATCTAGCCCAAGAACGCGCCAAGGTCACGCACGCGCTGGAGGTGTCAAGGCGGTTCAGAACGCTTGGAGGCGAGGCAGGCAGAGACTCTGCAGTGGGGGCAGAGAGGCTCGTGGAGACGTTGGATATGGGCCAGAGGCACCCCGGCGCCAGATTGCAGAGTAGGGAGATCGTCAGAGAACTGCGGGAGAGATGCCAGCGCCGTCTTTGTGAAATCTGCATTGAGGGCTTGGAAAG GCAGCTGCAGCAAGCAGGGGATGTTGCGCAGCGTCTCTTCGCGTCCAAGTTCGGACGGATTCCGTCACTCTCTTCGAGG CGGATGACCGCATACGACTTGGAGAAGTTCTCGTTCTTTGTCGCAAAAGTCATTGTTTCCTCGCCGTCTGTTCGCTGGCAGTGGTTTCTTCTGACCG ACACAACGCAGCGACTCCTGGAACTGACGAAGGTGATAACCGAAGCTCGATGGATGAACATTCTGGCTCTCAA CACGACGCCTCTGTCCAGCCTCTCGAGatttctgcttttccagGACTTCCACAGCAACGTCCTCCTGTTCGTCGCGTTTGTCTGCGTCGTTGTGGTCTTCAAGATCTGgccttcccttttctttgacGATGACTTTTTCTAA
- a CDS encoding alanine dehydrogenase/pyridine nucleotide transhydrogenase domain-containing protein (encoded by transcript TGME49_203500) — MAPSTTKMATLTSQLRFSTPATSVMESSTIGCPKEVMPFEYRVALTPATVAELVNNGHKVVVQTGAGVASGFTDESYTAAGATMVQTTEEVYKTSQMIVKVQAPQPQEYSFIQPGQVIFAFFSFENNKTLFETMMQREAVCFSYEQMKTETGTTPILQAMCEISGQLAISQAMKYLEKTMGGSGCMLGTVTGMTSGYVLVLGGGVAAMQAARVAASTGAQVCIMDVCMSNMRTMTEMLPKNCTTMYFCTENLVQQIQKADVVIGAVFGSFQMPATVTNTTVMNQKTTMTQVTKAPMLVKKEHVAMMKPGSVIVDLAVSRGGNFETTQPTTLETPTFICNNVIHYCVPNMPSAVPQTSSVSLANNTLAYVLQVANNGWKKACVENSTLMEGLMVAQNTTTNYMLSQVYTGTVFVPSMQMMKNEMTMMNTQTQHQTETSLADIKQQLNQIRTMTNMYGNFTVEA; from the exons ATGGCACCCTCCACCACTAAGATGGCTACTCTTACCAGCCAGCTCCGTTTCTCCACTCCCGCCACTTCCGTTATGGAGTCGTCGACTATTGGCTGCCCCAAGGAAGTGATGCCGTTTGAATACCGTGTGGCGCTCACTCCCGCCACCGTCGCTGAACTCGTCAACAACGGCCACAAGGTTGTCGTTCAGACTGGAGCTGGAGTTGCTTCTGGTTTCACTGACGAATCCTACACTGCCGCAGGCGCGACCATGGTCCAGACAACGGAGGAGGTCTACAAAACCTCGCAGATGATCGTCAAG GTGCAAGCTCCACAACCTCAGGAGTACTCCTTCATCCAGCCAGGACAGGTgatcttcgccttcttcagcttcgaGAACAACAAGACCCTGTTCGAGACTATGATGCAACGCGAAGCTGTGTGCTTCTCTTACGAGCAGATGAAAACCGAAACTGGGACGACCCCAATTCTCCAGGCCATGTGCGAGATCTCTGGACAACTCGCGATTTCTCAGGCGATGAAGTATCTTGAGAAAACCATGGGTGGCTCCGGCTGCATGCTCGGCACAGTCACTGGCATGACCTCCGGTTACGTGCTCGTTCTCGGCGGTGGTGTCGCTGCGATGCAAGCCGCTCGCGTTGCTGCCAGCACCGGTGCTCAGGTTTGCATCATGGACGTGTGCATGTCGAACATGCGAACCATGACTGAGATGTTGCCCAAGAACTGCACCACCATGTACTTCTGCACCGAAAACCTCGTCCAGCAGATCCAAAAGGCGGACGTTGTTATCGGTGCTGTCTTCGGCAGCTTCCAGATGCCCGCCACCGTTACCAACACTACCGTTATGAACCAGAAGACTACCATGACCCAGGTGACGAAGGCTCCCATGCTCGTCAAGAAGGAACACGTGGCCATGATGAAGCCTGGTTCCGTCATTGTCGACCTTGCGGTGTCTCGTGGAGGCAACTTCGAGACCACCCAGCCGACCACCCTCGAGACGCCCACCTTCATCTGCAACAACGTCATCCACTATTGCGTCCCGAACATGCCCTCCGCAGTCCCTCAAACATCTTCCGTCTCCCTTGCCAACAACACGCTCGCCTACGTTCTGCAGGTGGCGAACAACGGCTGGAAGAAAGCTTGTGTTGAGAACTCCACTCTCATGGAGGGTTTGATGGTTGCTCAGAACACGACCACCAACTACATGCTCTCTCAAGTCTACACTGGCACAGTGTTCGTCCCGAGCATGCAGATGATGAAGAATGAGATGACCATGATGAACACTCAGACTCAGCACCAGACTGAAACTAGCCTTGCTGACATCAAACAGCAGCTCAACCAGATCCGCACCATGACCAACATGTACGGAAACTTCACTGTTGAGGCTTAA
- a CDS encoding hypothetical protein (encoded by transcript TGME49_203505): MTHFSILNEHYARYMMLVRFDEAVGECRQHACCITKFSARVYLLPVQYVLFTTGAGAIDIICVTLQADLLDCQEAQRCSTDDTTGALKMSYIRQYVALSIELLGLLYSAYVFHALGFCQSHILPDEYGIPQHLCGLAKASITRKKLEARDPRLFDKGNTHVLFDPKDPLEIKWDTFTDTVLGKVSARTTFVATSKPLKVTVSFRRPYPIFCPRYADFCMVLLPAAYDFEWTE; encoded by the exons ATGACGCACTTTTCTATACTTAACGAACACTACGCCAGATATATGATGTTAGTTCGTTTTGATGAAGCAGTTGGAGAATGCCGGCAGCATGCCTGTTGTATTACAAAATTTTCAGCCCGTGTCTATCTCCTGCCTGTACAGTACGTCCTCTTTACCACCGGAGCGGGAGCGATCGACATCATCTGCGTCACGCTGCAAGCAGACTTGCTGGACTGCCAGGAGGCTCAAAGATGCTCGACGGATGATACTACTGGGGCCCTGAAAATGTCGTACATTAGGCAATATGTGGCATTGAGCATCGAG CTGCTCGGCCTCCTGTATAGCGCCTACGTCTTTCACGCTCTAGGTTTCTGCCAGAGCCATATACTTCCCGATGAATATGGAATTCCGCAACATCTGTGCGGGCTGGCCAAGGCTTCCATCACACGAAAAAAACTCGAG GCTAGAGACCCCCGACTTTTCGACAAAGGAAATACGCACGTGCTCTTTGATCCGAAGGATCCGCTGGAAATCAAATGGGACACGTTCACCGACACGGTCTTAGGTAAGGTGTCCGCAAGGACCACGTTCGTTGCCACCTCAAAGCCACTGAAGGTTACGGTGTCTTTCAGAAGGCCATATCCAATATTCTGTCCTCGATATGCAGATTTCTGCATGGTACTCCTTCCTGCGGCTTATGACTTTGAGTGGACGGAATGA